The following are from one region of the Haloactinomyces albus genome:
- the eccB gene encoding type VII secretion protein EccB, which produces MASTPTTKSQVQAYKFVLRRMESALARRDPVMLHDPLGSHKRATIAGIIISCVGMIGFLVWGLFGGQGSVPKPGSVVIAKESGSVYVVTADDNADKRLIPMLNMASAKLLVMAKGGGGRGQEITPTVVQQSALEDFPRGPRTGMPNAPEFLPDAKNSATPAWAVCDVGEVNTKLDDARIQGATTVETTVIGGDGHHGTELRMKQSLYVQEPSTDQRYLIYRVEVLPGQGREHIRSVKARIDTRDDAIMEMYGLRGAVPRAVSTNMLNAIPEVPALNVPDLGSGPATYMAGNYEIGDVVSRVVPGRPDQFFVLRADGKQQVSAGAAAVLHAKRDSSTDIPVPTGELTDVPEAEKNPLAVGHFPTQVPKPVTFRESNTSCLSWKSEFGNHHITVTLSDGSPTKQTKAPVKLAQYDGAGPRVDYFYMPPGKAAVVHGTPNEASSGSGPISLVSDRGVVFGIKDIATAQGLGVINSGSDIKDAPPSILGILPQGAFLDPARASFVYDSIPLEEGGGVNRPPKEGQQSRPGGAVAAGT; this is translated from the coding sequence ATGGCATCAACACCCACAACGAAGTCACAGGTTCAGGCGTACAAGTTCGTGTTGCGTCGAATGGAGTCGGCGCTGGCTCGCAGAGACCCGGTCATGTTGCACGATCCGTTGGGGTCGCACAAACGCGCCACGATCGCAGGGATCATCATCTCCTGCGTCGGGATGATCGGGTTCCTGGTATGGGGTTTGTTCGGCGGACAGGGTTCGGTTCCCAAACCCGGCTCGGTCGTGATTGCGAAGGAAAGCGGCAGTGTCTATGTCGTCACCGCGGACGACAACGCGGACAAGCGGCTGATTCCGATGCTGAACATGGCTTCGGCGAAGCTGCTGGTGATGGCCAAAGGCGGTGGTGGCCGGGGTCAGGAGATCACGCCGACGGTGGTGCAGCAGTCGGCGCTGGAGGATTTCCCGCGGGGGCCGCGGACGGGTATGCCGAATGCACCGGAATTCCTGCCGGACGCGAAGAACTCGGCGACTCCGGCATGGGCGGTCTGCGACGTCGGCGAGGTCAACACCAAACTCGATGATGCGCGGATCCAGGGTGCGACCACAGTGGAGACAACGGTCATCGGTGGTGACGGTCATCATGGGACGGAACTGCGGATGAAGCAGTCGCTGTACGTGCAGGAGCCGAGCACCGACCAGCGTTACCTGATCTATCGGGTCGAGGTTCTTCCCGGGCAGGGTCGGGAACACATTCGTTCGGTGAAGGCTCGTATCGATACCCGGGACGACGCCATCATGGAGATGTACGGCCTTCGGGGTGCCGTCCCGCGTGCGGTCAGCACGAACATGCTCAACGCCATTCCCGAGGTGCCTGCGTTGAACGTGCCGGACCTGGGCAGCGGGCCGGCCACCTACATGGCGGGCAACTACGAAATCGGCGATGTGGTGAGCCGGGTGGTTCCCGGCAGGCCCGATCAGTTCTTCGTGTTGCGTGCGGACGGTAAGCAGCAGGTATCGGCGGGTGCCGCTGCGGTGCTGCACGCGAAGCGGGACAGCAGCACCGACATCCCCGTTCCCACCGGTGAGCTCACCGATGTGCCCGAAGCGGAGAAGAACCCTCTTGCTGTGGGACATTTTCCGACGCAGGTACCGAAGCCGGTGACCTTCCGGGAATCGAATACGTCGTGCCTGAGTTGGAAGAGCGAATTCGGCAACCACCACATCACGGTGACGCTCAGCGACGGGTCTCCGACGAAGCAGACGAAGGCGCCGGTGAAGTTGGCGCAGTACGACGGAGCCGGTCCCCGGGTGGACTACTTCTACATGCCACCGGGCAAGGCCGCGGTCGTGCACGGCACCCCGAACGAAGCCAGCAGTGGTAGTGGCCCGATCTCCCTGGTCTCCGATCGCGGAGTGGTGTTCGGCATCAAGGACATCGCCACGGCGCAGGGGTTGGGCGTCATCAACAGCGGTAGTGACATCAAGGACGCTCCCCCGTCGATTCTGGGAATCCTGCCGCAGGGTGCTTTCCTGGACCCGGCACGGGCCAGCTTCGTTTACGACTCCATCCCCCTGGAGGAGGGCGGCGGTGTGAACCGTCCACCGAAGGAGGGCCAACAGTCCCGGCCCGGTGGTGCGGTCGCCGCGGGTACCTGA
- the eccD gene encoding type VII secretion integral membrane protein EccD yields MATGTTVFSRVTVVAPKTRIDLALPADVSVADLLPMLLDMAHEASPDGGARHGGWCLAKLADAELDPSQTLASLGIVDGDMLQLRRKSDDPPPPLYDDVVDALAEAEPGSYRPWTKETAARVGHTAGALAMIASAVALGLAAAPENILFHVVAAVSGLVIAIFATGIGAIVARAYGAATTGTVVAAAGGLPMAFVAGLNIVPGPNPRPALLLASALVLIFAAVSIMVIGAGIVTFIAAATVATFAVIAFIVATLVESATAAGVAAGAAAVGLAGISLLPRMTIQLAKLPLPHVPGSSEDLKEDNEFPDYRQIKRQSGLAHQYMTGMIVGCGGTAALGAITAATAPNIWGGLLAVVVSAVLLLRGRNYANGSQALALLLNGLLAALGVTTGLLLPMTTTPLDKLTWVFWPLLLLGGASIMFGVVFPHRRFSPVQRRSVDILEAILIALVLPLALGVMDVYMTIRDLNISIS; encoded by the coding sequence GTGGCGACCGGGACCACGGTGTTCAGCCGCGTCACAGTGGTGGCACCGAAAACTCGCATCGACCTGGCGCTGCCTGCTGACGTCTCGGTGGCTGATCTGCTACCGATGCTGCTGGACATGGCTCATGAAGCCTCTCCGGACGGCGGGGCGCGGCACGGTGGCTGGTGCTTGGCGAAACTGGCCGACGCGGAACTGGATCCCAGCCAGACGCTGGCATCGCTGGGCATCGTCGATGGCGATATGCTGCAGTTGCGACGCAAGTCCGACGATCCGCCACCACCGTTGTACGACGATGTCGTCGACGCTCTCGCGGAAGCCGAGCCGGGCAGCTACCGCCCGTGGACCAAGGAGACCGCAGCCCGAGTCGGTCACACGGCGGGAGCGCTGGCCATGATCGCCTCGGCCGTGGCGCTCGGCCTGGCCGCCGCGCCGGAAAACATCCTGTTCCACGTGGTGGCCGCCGTGTCCGGCCTGGTCATCGCGATCTTCGCCACCGGTATCGGCGCGATCGTGGCCCGGGCCTACGGCGCCGCCACAACAGGCACCGTGGTCGCCGCCGCAGGCGGGCTGCCGATGGCGTTCGTGGCGGGACTCAATATCGTCCCCGGGCCGAATCCACGGCCCGCACTGCTGTTGGCCAGCGCGCTGGTGCTGATCTTCGCAGCGGTGTCGATCATGGTGATCGGCGCGGGCATCGTGACCTTCATCGCCGCCGCGACGGTCGCTACCTTCGCCGTCATCGCGTTCATCGTGGCCACCCTGGTGGAGTCGGCGACGGCCGCCGGTGTGGCAGCCGGTGCCGCCGCCGTCGGACTCGCGGGCATCTCGCTGCTGCCGCGGATGACCATCCAGCTGGCCAAGCTGCCACTGCCGCACGTACCGGGCAGTTCCGAGGACCTCAAGGAGGACAACGAATTCCCGGACTACCGGCAGATCAAGCGCCAGTCCGGACTGGCACACCAGTACATGACCGGCATGATCGTGGGATGCGGCGGAACCGCCGCGCTCGGTGCGATCACCGCCGCGACCGCCCCCAACATCTGGGGCGGCCTGCTCGCCGTGGTCGTGTCCGCCGTGCTGCTGCTGCGCGGCAGAAACTACGCCAACGGCAGCCAGGCGCTGGCCCTGCTGCTCAACGGACTGCTCGCGGCTCTGGGAGTGACCACCGGCCTGCTGTTGCCGATGACCACCACTCCCCTGGACAAGCTCACCTGGGTGTTCTGGCCCCTGCTGCTGCTCGGCGGCGCATCGATCATGTTCGGCGTGGTATTCCCGCACCGGCGATTCTCCCCGGTTCAGCGGCGCAGCGTGGACATCCTGGAGGCCATCCTGATCGCGCTGGTCCTGCCGCTGGCGCTGGGAGTGATGGATGTCTACATGACCATCCGCGACCTCAACATCAGCATCTCTTAA
- the mycP gene encoding type VII secretion-associated serine protease mycosin codes for MRSTTSLRRALALSATAGMLALSGPALPAAAQQAEGDREFQPPPRNPAMQAPSAPLSPVGSKYKQQQACMQASNGGPTIEREPWSQRLLGFERAHRQGWTGQGQTIAVIDTGVNQHQRLPGLTDGSSRVPGGALVDCDGHGTIVAGIIAATPTAETGFLGIAPKSTILSVRQSSSVWQHQQSGEPIGNTRTMAQAIKYATDRGAGVINISQASCQSMVRASNPADQGNQKLYNAVRYAYEQGTVVVAAAGNTGGQCKQNPPGNPTTAVLPAWFDKYVLTVASVNERGAPSDFTVPGPWVDVAAPGEDLISLDPGRGATGLANQVTHGSNDQAQPIQGTSFAAPYVSGLAALIQQKFEDLSVGEIMERIEKTAQHPGGTDGRNDIIGYGMINPMAALNDVIPAENGPAAAPIEPRRLEAHVFPRENWAAIAVAFGGAVGGLGTVVFTAFLMNAIRKVRSRRAQAPASRLRL; via the coding sequence ATGCGCTCCACCACATCCCTGCGCCGAGCACTCGCCCTGTCGGCGACAGCCGGGATGCTCGCCCTGTCCGGGCCCGCTCTCCCGGCCGCCGCGCAGCAGGCGGAAGGCGACCGGGAGTTTCAGCCCCCTCCGCGGAATCCGGCCATGCAAGCGCCCTCGGCACCGCTGTCCCCCGTCGGATCCAAATACAAGCAGCAGCAGGCTTGTATGCAGGCCAGCAACGGTGGCCCCACCATCGAACGAGAACCGTGGAGCCAACGGCTCCTCGGCTTCGAACGAGCTCATCGGCAGGGCTGGACGGGTCAAGGCCAGACCATCGCGGTCATCGACACCGGCGTCAATCAGCATCAGCGCCTGCCCGGGTTGACGGACGGCAGCAGCCGGGTGCCGGGAGGAGCCCTGGTCGACTGCGACGGACACGGCACGATCGTGGCGGGCATCATCGCGGCCACGCCGACCGCGGAAACCGGATTTCTCGGGATTGCCCCGAAAAGCACCATCCTGTCCGTTCGTCAGTCCTCCTCCGTCTGGCAGCACCAGCAGAGCGGCGAGCCGATCGGGAACACGAGGACGATGGCGCAGGCGATCAAGTACGCCACCGACCGGGGCGCCGGTGTGATCAACATCTCCCAGGCGTCATGTCAGTCCATGGTGCGAGCAAGCAATCCCGCCGATCAGGGCAACCAAAAGCTGTACAACGCGGTCAGATACGCCTACGAGCAGGGCACCGTCGTCGTCGCGGCAGCGGGCAACACCGGAGGTCAGTGCAAGCAGAACCCACCGGGCAATCCGACGACAGCGGTGCTTCCGGCCTGGTTCGACAAGTACGTGCTGACCGTCGCCTCGGTGAACGAGAGGGGAGCACCCTCGGATTTCACGGTCCCCGGACCATGGGTGGACGTCGCCGCACCCGGTGAAGATCTCATTTCGCTCGACCCCGGCCGGGGAGCGACCGGACTGGCCAATCAGGTCACCCACGGCTCGAACGATCAGGCGCAGCCCATCCAGGGCACCAGTTTCGCCGCGCCGTACGTCTCCGGACTCGCCGCGCTGATCCAGCAGAAATTCGAGGACCTGTCGGTCGGGGAAATCATGGAGCGGATCGAGAAGACCGCCCAGCATCCCGGCGGGACGGACGGCCGCAACGACATCATCGGCTACGGCATGATCAATCCGATGGCGGCGCTCAACGACGTCATCCCGGCCGAGAACGGCCCCGCGGCCGCACCGATCGAACCCCGGCGCCTGGAAGCCCACGTCTTCCCGAGGGAAAACTGGGCGGCCATCGCAGTCGCCTTCGGCGGTGCCGTGGGCGGACTCGGCACCGTGGTCTTCACGGCCTTCCTGATGAACGCGATCCGCAAGGTTCGGTCACGCCGGGCACAGGCACCGGCGTCCCGGCTCCGGTTGTAG